In Gaiella occulta, the following are encoded in one genomic region:
- a CDS encoding acetoacetate--CoA ligase yields MLWQPSEERVEAATITRYARWLEQRHGLVLPDYHALWRWSVDDLEGFWGSIWEFFDVRASSPYARVLGSRAMPGATWFPGARLNYAEHIFRDRDPSAVALRHASELRPLGEVTWAELRAETARLAAALRALGVERGDRVAAYLPNIPETVSAFLACASIGAVWSSCAPEFGARSVIDRFAQIEPKVLLAVDGYRYGGRDFDRRETIAQLRAQIPSLQATVVLGYLDPTADRGGLPGAVRWSDLPAPHGAALAFEQVPFDHPLWVLYSSGTTGLPKAIVHGHGGILLESLKKMHLHVDLHAGDRLFWFTTTGWMMWNFLVGGLLTDASIVLYDGSPAAPDLGTLWDLAEAAGISCFGTSAGYVAACMGAGVEPSRGRDLSALTSVGSTGSPLAPEGFDWVYEHVGADTWLFSTSGGTDVCTAFVGGVPTLPVYRGELQARALGAKVEAWDAEGRAHVGRTGELVITEPMPSMPLFFWNDPDGRRYRESYFEMYPGVWRHGDWIEITARGSAIISGRSDATINRGGVRIGTSEIYRAVLALADVVDALVVDVDRPGTQGLIRLFVVLRPGRELDDELRAAIRARIRDDCSPRHVPDEIDRIDEVPRTLSGKVLEVPVKRILAGAAPNEVASRDSLANPAALDHFVRLRDRSTAAGGQAATSGLTEPGSAEIRARVEALESEERALSARRRRLHDRIDFLRGSGGGDEQTLSRLARLEGEEREVSDSRRALHAEIDALRAELERYAAG; encoded by the coding sequence CTGCTGTGGCAACCGAGCGAGGAGCGCGTCGAGGCCGCGACGATCACGCGCTATGCGCGCTGGCTCGAGCAGCGCCACGGCCTCGTGCTCCCCGACTACCACGCGCTGTGGAGGTGGTCGGTGGACGACCTCGAGGGGTTCTGGGGCTCGATCTGGGAGTTCTTCGACGTGCGCGCGTCGAGCCCGTACGCGCGCGTACTGGGATCGCGCGCGATGCCGGGAGCGACGTGGTTCCCGGGCGCGCGCCTCAACTACGCGGAGCACATCTTCCGCGACCGCGACCCCTCGGCCGTGGCGCTCCGGCACGCCTCCGAGCTGCGCCCGCTCGGCGAGGTGACGTGGGCGGAGCTCCGCGCCGAGACGGCGCGTCTCGCGGCGGCGCTGCGGGCGCTCGGCGTCGAGCGCGGCGACCGTGTCGCCGCGTACCTGCCGAACATCCCCGAGACCGTCTCCGCGTTCCTCGCCTGCGCGTCGATCGGGGCCGTCTGGTCGAGCTGCGCCCCCGAGTTCGGCGCGCGCAGCGTGATCGACCGCTTCGCGCAGATCGAGCCGAAGGTGCTGCTGGCCGTGGACGGGTACCGCTACGGCGGGCGCGACTTCGACCGCCGCGAGACGATCGCACAGCTACGGGCGCAGATCCCCTCGCTGCAGGCGACCGTCGTGCTCGGCTACCTCGACCCCACAGCCGATCGCGGCGGGCTTCCCGGCGCGGTCAGGTGGAGCGATCTGCCGGCGCCGCACGGCGCCGCGCTCGCGTTCGAGCAGGTGCCCTTCGACCATCCCCTGTGGGTGCTCTACAGCTCGGGGACGACGGGCCTGCCGAAGGCGATCGTGCACGGCCACGGCGGCATCCTGCTCGAGTCGTTGAAGAAGATGCACCTGCACGTCGACCTGCACGCGGGCGACCGCCTGTTCTGGTTCACGACGACGGGCTGGATGATGTGGAACTTCCTCGTCGGCGGGCTGCTCACCGACGCGTCGATCGTGCTCTACGACGGCAGCCCCGCGGCGCCCGACCTCGGCACGCTGTGGGACCTCGCCGAGGCTGCCGGCATCAGCTGCTTCGGCACGAGCGCCGGCTACGTCGCGGCCTGCATGGGCGCGGGCGTCGAGCCGTCGCGCGGCCGCGACCTGTCGGCGCTCACGAGCGTCGGCTCGACGGGCTCACCGCTCGCACCGGAGGGGTTCGACTGGGTCTACGAGCACGTCGGCGCCGACACCTGGCTGTTCTCGACCTCCGGCGGCACCGACGTCTGCACGGCGTTCGTCGGCGGTGTCCCGACCCTGCCGGTCTACCGCGGCGAGCTGCAGGCACGGGCGCTCGGAGCGAAGGTGGAGGCGTGGGACGCCGAGGGCCGCGCGCACGTCGGCCGCACGGGCGAGCTCGTGATCACGGAGCCGATGCCGTCGATGCCGCTGTTCTTCTGGAACGACCCCGACGGCAGGCGCTACCGCGAGAGCTACTTCGAGATGTACCCGGGCGTGTGGCGCCACGGCGACTGGATCGAGATCACCGCGCGCGGCAGCGCGATCATCAGCGGCCGCTCCGACGCGACGATCAACCGCGGCGGGGTGCGCATCGGCACGAGCGAGATCTACCGCGCCGTGCTCGCGCTGGCGGACGTCGTCGACGCGCTCGTCGTCGACGTCGACCGCCCCGGCACGCAGGGGCTGATCCGCCTCTTCGTCGTGCTGAGGCCCGGAAGGGAGCTCGACGACGAGCTGCGCGCGGCGATCCGCGCCCGCATCCGGGACGACTGCTCGCCGCGCCACGTGCCCGACGAGATCGACCGCATCGACGAGGTGCCGCGCACCCTGTCGGGCAAGGTGCTCGAGGTGCCCGTCAAGCGCATCCTCGCCGGCGCCGCGCCGAACGAGGTCGCGAGCCGCGACTCGCTCGCCAACCCTGCGGCGCTCGACCACTTCGTCCGGCTGCGCGACCGCTCGACCGCCGCCGGCGGGCAGGCGGCGACGAGCGGTCTCACCGAGCCTGGCTCCGCCGAGATCCGGGCGCGGGTCGAGGCGCTCGAGTCGGAGGAGCGGGCGCTGTCGGCCCGTCGCAGGAGGCTGCACGACCGCATCGACTTCCTCCGCGGCAGCGGCGGCGGCGACGAGCAGACGCTGTCGCGTCTCGCGCGCCTCGAGGGCGAGGAGCGGGAGGTCTCCGACAGCCGGCGCGCGCTGCACGCGGAGATCGACGCCCTGCGGGCCGAGCTCGAGCGGTACGCCGCCGGCTAG